In Nitrospirota bacterium, a single window of DNA contains:
- a CDS encoding AMP-binding protein produces the protein MRVFAESRFDLPQIHETDVASIVYTSGTTGIPKGVALTHKNFCFDAFSIIEAGLMSRDDNVLGILPLHHTYPFMTTFLTPLFAGATVTYLTTLKGPEIVKTMRECGITIFEGVPQIFDMLLRGIYSKMGKILLKGLFYISGWVREKTGLNLGKILFSKIHKSFGQKFRFFASGGAKLDPDVARGFFSLGFTILEGYGLTETSPVATFNPEKKPKLGSVGLPIPGVEITILNPDKEGIGEIAIKGPIVMKGYYLNPEATEKAIRDGWFMTGDLGYKDTEGYLYITGRLKEVIVLSSGKNLYPEEIEKHYLNTPFVKEICVIGLETRPGVTDSLQAIVVPNFDYLKEQKIANFNEALKWEINSLSLKLPPYKRIKGYRVLTEPLPKTPLGKVRRFMIKELLEEGRKPEVRAISPEDIIFMEEPSSKKILEYLKDISKKEFISLDDNLELDLGLDSLQRVEMVVALEQMLAAKLPEGFGAEVLSVRDVIRKLIEFKSRPEERGEVRGWSEILEAQPDEKDKAKIGLAHGAITRLFVASLLLLLKGILKLIFRLEVKGLENLPPPPYMITPNHTSNMDGFVVAASVPLKTFTDLYFVGFQKYFRNPITSAFARLAHVIPIDPETYLYRAMQLSAFVLKNSKALCLFPEGGRSFDGELMAFKKGVGILSKELSVPLIPTVIKGTFTALPRGARWPKLTRIKITFGKPISLKDMDFLKKPEGIDEYEWIASRLRDEIVKMGRLVSL, from the coding sequence ATGCGAGTCTTCGCAGAGAGTCGCTTCGACCTCCCACAAATTCATGAAACTGATGTTGCCTCAATAGTCTATACATCAGGGACAACAGGCATACCAAAAGGTGTGGCGCTCACCCATAAAAACTTTTGCTTTGACGCCTTTAGCATTATAGAGGCAGGTCTTATGTCAAGAGATGACAATGTCCTCGGCATCCTGCCACTTCACCATACATATCCATTTATGACAACCTTTCTCACACCGCTGTTTGCAGGCGCCACTGTTACTTATCTGACAACACTAAAAGGGCCTGAAATAGTAAAAACGATGAGAGAGTGCGGCATAACTATTTTTGAAGGCGTGCCCCAGATCTTCGACATGCTCTTGAGAGGCATTTATTCAAAAATGGGAAAGATCCTTTTAAAAGGGCTTTTTTACATATCTGGCTGGGTAAGGGAAAAAACTGGACTTAATTTAGGAAAAATTCTTTTCAGCAAAATCCATAAAAGCTTTGGCCAGAAATTCAGATTCTTTGCCTCTGGAGGCGCAAAGCTTGACCCTGATGTAGCGAGGGGATTTTTCTCTCTTGGTTTTACCATCCTTGAAGGCTATGGCCTGACAGAGACATCACCTGTTGCCACTTTCAATCCTGAAAAAAAACCAAAATTAGGCTCAGTGGGCCTGCCAATTCCAGGGGTTGAAATAACGATATTAAATCCAGACAAAGAGGGTATTGGTGAGATAGCTATCAAGGGGCCAATAGTAATGAAAGGCTACTACCTTAATCCTGAAGCTACTGAAAAGGCAATCAGAGACGGCTGGTTTATGACAGGTGATTTAGGATACAAAGATACAGAGGGATACCTTTATATAACAGGACGCTTAAAAGAAGTAATAGTCCTGAGTTCTGGGAAAAACCTCTACCCTGAAGAGATTGAGAAACATTACCTTAATACGCCTTTTGTGAAAGAAATATGTGTGATCGGGCTTGAAACCAGACCTGGTGTCACAGACAGCCTTCAGGCCATAGTCGTGCCAAACTTTGATTATTTGAAAGAGCAGAAGATTGCTAATTTTAACGAGGCCCTTAAGTGGGAAATAAATTCCCTGTCATTAAAACTGCCTCCCTATAAAAGGATAAAAGGTTACAGGGTCTTAACAGAACCCCTTCCCAAGACACCCCTCGGAAAAGTAAGGCGATTCATGATAAAAGAACTTCTCGAAGAGGGCAGAAAACCAGAGGTCAGGGCAATATCTCCTGAGGACATAATATTTATGGAAGAACCATCTTCTAAAAAAATACTTGAATATCTAAAAGACATCTCAAAAAAAGAATTTATAAGCCTCGATGATAATCTGGAACTTGACCTCGGCCTCGATTCGCTGCAGAGGGTAGAAATGGTAGTTGCTCTGGAGCAGATGCTTGCTGCGAAACTTCCAGAGGGCTTTGGCGCTGAGGTTCTAAGCGTAAGGGATGTAATCAGGAAACTTATAGAATTTAAGAGCAGGCCAGAGGAAAGAGGCGAGGTCAGGGGATGGTCAGAGATCTTAGAGGCTCAGCCTGATGAAAAAGATAAAGCTAAGATTGGCCTTGCTCATGGGGCCATCACAAGACTATTTGTTGCATCATTGCTTCTTCTGCTGAAAGGCATCTTAAAACTCATATTCAGACTTGAAGTTAAAGGTCTTGAGAATTTACCGCCGCCGCCTTATATGATTACCCCAAACCACACAAGCAACATGGATGGGTTTGTTGTAGCTGCCTCTGTTCCATTAAAAACCTTTACTGACCTTTATTTTGTCGGTTTTCAGAAGTATTTTAGAAACCCTATTACCTCTGCCTTTGCAAGGCTTGCACATGTGATACCAATAGACCCTGAGACTTACCTTTACAGGGCCATGCAACTTAGCGCGTTTGTGCTTAAAAACAGCAAAGCCCTTTGCCTGTTCCCTGAAGGCGGCAGGTCATTTGATGGCGAGCTTATGGCTTTCAAAAAAGGCGTAGGTATTCTCTCAAAAGAGCTCAGTGTGCCTCTTATACCAACAGTGATTAAAGGAACATTTACCGCCCTTCCGAGGGGTGCGCGGTGGCCAAAACTAACCAGGATAAAGATAACATTTGGAAAGCCCATTTCCCTGAAAGACATGGATTTCTTAAAAAAACCTGAAGGCATTGATGAGTATGAGTGGATTGCTTCAAGGTTGAGGGATGAGATAGTAAAAATGGGCCGCCTGGTAAGCTTGTAA
- a CDS encoding four helix bundle protein: MKGHHNLEVWKRAIKFVTEIYKMTDNFPNNEIYGLSQQMRRSAVSIPSNVAEGAGRNSTREFLQFLSISQGSLSELETQLIIGNNLGYIRNVEITLKELDEISKMLIGLSKSLKRKKGQQDD, encoded by the coding sequence ATGAAAGGACATCATAATTTAGAGGTATGGAAAAGGGCAATTAAATTTGTCACAGAGATTTATAAAATGACTGATAATTTTCCTAACAATGAAATTTACGGCTTATCCCAACAAATGAGAAGATCTGCTGTCTCTATACCAAGCAATGTTGCTGAAGGGGCTGGAAGGAATAGCACACGAGAGTTTTTACAATTTTTATCTATATCGCAGGGATCTCTATCAGAACTTGAAACCCAACTGATTATAGGTAATAACTTAGGTTATATAAGAAACGTTGAAATAACATTAAAAGAACTTGATGAGATTTCAAAAATGCTTATTGGTCTTAGTAAGTCTCTCAAGCGTAAAAAAGGGCAACAAGATGACTAA
- the fdhF gene encoding formate dehydrogenase subunit alpha has protein sequence MTKNNSLSLVTRHSSLVTLTIDGKPISVLEGTSVLDAAKRLDISIPALCHHPKLTPFGGCRLCIVEIKGMARPVTSCTTPVSEGMEVTTTSQYLEGLRRTLLEMILSDHPNDCMVCEKAGDCTLQELAYFYGIRETKFEGERRIYTERDGNPFIERELEKCIMCGRCVKVCDEVQGVGAIDFGYRGFDTKICTPFEKDLSCEFCGQCVAVCPTGALTGKLWKQKGRQKDIKEIDTTCPYCGCGCNITLHVRRDEVIRITSREDTINEGWLCMKGRFGYSFINSPDRLTKPLIRIETSDKRQETSKYNSSSLVAHHSSLFREASWDEALDYISERLKAIKDKDGPDAIAGLSSARCTNEENYFFQKFMRAVIGTNNIDHCGRYUHSATVAGLATVFGSGAMTNSIPEIENNDLLFVIGSNTTETHPIIGLKMKKAVRKGARLIVADPRRIDLVRFAHLWLQQRPGTDVALLNSMMHVILKEGLEDREFIKTWTEGFEEFRDSLSEFTPEVGEKITGVPKDKIIEAALLYGNAERPGIYYTMGMTQHTHGTDNVYSIANLALMTGNLGKEFSGVNPLRGQNNVQGSTDMGCSPNLYPGYQRVDMPAIKEKFERAWGVKLSDKIGLTATEMIDAAIIGNLKAMYIMGENPVLSDPDVNHTIKALKNLEFLVVQDIFLTETAALADVVLPAASFAEKNGTFTNTERRVQRVRKAINPPGDTKEDSWIIIELSKRFGYEMKYNFIEEVLLEIGMLWPAMAGITYGRIEKWGLQWPCPTLDHPGTPYLFKGGFPRGRGRFTSVKYRPSAELPDNEYPFILSTGRQLFQYHTGSMTRKTPAIEAIASQPYVEINPEDAKKLGISDGQKVKVSSRRGTIETIARISERPLKGMVFIPFHFKEAAANVLTNTALDPICKIPELKVCAVKVEL, from the coding sequence ATGACTAAAAATAACAGTTTGTCACTCGTCACTCGTCACTCGTCACTCGTCACTTTAACCATAGATGGTAAACCAATATCAGTTTTAGAGGGGACATCTGTCCTCGATGCTGCGAAGAGGCTGGATATCTCGATACCTGCACTTTGCCATCATCCAAAGCTAACCCCTTTTGGTGGCTGCAGGCTCTGTATCGTTGAGATAAAGGGTATGGCAAGGCCTGTTACTTCCTGCACAACACCTGTTAGCGAGGGCATGGAGGTAACAACCACAAGCCAGTATCTTGAAGGGCTAAGGAGAACTCTCCTGGAGATGATCCTATCCGACCACCCCAACGACTGCATGGTATGCGAGAAGGCAGGTGACTGCACTCTTCAGGAGCTCGCATACTTTTATGGCATAAGGGAAACCAAATTTGAAGGAGAAAGAAGAATATACACAGAGAGGGATGGAAACCCATTTATCGAAAGGGAGCTTGAGAAATGCATAATGTGTGGAAGATGCGTAAAGGTCTGTGATGAGGTTCAGGGCGTTGGTGCAATAGATTTTGGTTACAGGGGATTCGATACAAAGATATGCACGCCCTTTGAAAAGGACCTTAGCTGCGAGTTTTGTGGCCAGTGTGTTGCTGTCTGTCCAACAGGGGCACTTACGGGCAAGTTATGGAAACAGAAAGGAAGACAAAAGGACATAAAGGAAATAGATACCACCTGCCCTTATTGTGGTTGTGGCTGTAACATTACCCTGCATGTAAGGAGAGATGAAGTAATAAGAATAACTTCAAGGGAAGATACTATTAACGAGGGCTGGCTATGTATGAAGGGTAGGTTTGGATATAGTTTTATAAACAGCCCTGATAGATTGACAAAGCCTCTTATCAGGATAGAGACAAGTGACAAGAGACAAGAGACAAGTAAATATAATAGCTCGTCGCTCGTCGCTCATCACTCGTCACTTTTCAGAGAGGCCTCATGGGACGAGGCACTCGATTATATATCAGAGAGGCTGAAGGCCATTAAAGATAAAGACGGTCCTGATGCCATAGCCGGGCTGTCCTCTGCGAGATGCACAAATGAGGAAAACTATTTCTTCCAGAAGTTCATGAGGGCTGTTATCGGGACGAACAACATTGACCACTGTGGAAGGTATTGACACAGCGCAACAGTGGCCGGTCTGGCCACAGTATTCGGCTCAGGGGCTATGACAAACTCCATTCCTGAGATAGAAAATAATGACCTGCTCTTTGTTATAGGTTCAAACACCACAGAGACCCATCCAATCATTGGGCTTAAGATGAAAAAGGCTGTAAGAAAAGGAGCAAGGCTCATTGTGGCAGACCCAAGAAGGATAGACCTTGTGAGGTTTGCACATCTATGGCTGCAGCAGAGGCCGGGAACCGATGTAGCTCTCTTAAACTCAATGATGCATGTGATATTGAAAGAGGGCTTAGAAGATAGAGAGTTCATAAAAACCTGGACAGAGGGCTTTGAGGAATTCAGGGATTCTCTATCTGAATTCACTCCAGAAGTAGGAGAAAAGATTACAGGAGTTCCAAAAGATAAGATAATTGAAGCAGCCTTACTTTATGGAAACGCAGAACGACCTGGGATATATTACACAATGGGGATGACCCAGCATACTCATGGAACTGACAACGTATATTCCATAGCAAACCTTGCACTTATGACAGGCAATCTTGGTAAGGAATTCTCAGGGGTAAATCCTTTAAGGGGCCAGAACAATGTGCAGGGTTCCACTGATATGGGTTGTTCCCCAAATCTGTATCCTGGCTATCAGAGGGTTGATATGCCTGCTATAAAGGAGAAATTCGAAAGGGCATGGGGTGTTAAGCTTTCTGATAAGATAGGTCTTACTGCCACAGAGATGATAGATGCGGCAATCATTGGAAACCTTAAGGCAATGTATATAATGGGCGAAAACCCTGTTCTCAGCGACCCTGATGTAAACCACACAATAAAGGCATTAAAAAACCTTGAATTTCTCGTTGTCCAGGATATATTTTTAACAGAGACAGCAGCTCTTGCGGATGTTGTGCTTCCTGCTGCGTCCTTTGCAGAAAAAAACGGGACATTCACGAATACAGAACGGCGGGTTCAGAGGGTGAGGAAGGCTATAAATCCCCCTGGCGATACAAAAGAGGACTCATGGATTATCATAGAGCTAAGCAAAAGGTTTGGCTATGAGATGAAATACAATTTCATAGAAGAGGTCCTTCTGGAGATAGGTATGCTCTGGCCTGCAATGGCTGGTATAACATACGGCCGCATAGAGAAGTGGGGGCTGCAGTGGCCATGCCCTACCCTCGACCATCCAGGGACGCCGTATCTCTTTAAGGGAGGGTTCCCGAGAGGAAGGGGCAGATTCACATCTGTAAAATACAGGCCATCTGCAGAGCTACCTGACAATGAATATCCTTTTATACTCTCAACAGGAAGGCAATTATTTCAATATCACACAGGTTCAATGACAAGAAAGACACCTGCGATAGAAGCAATTGCGTCCCAGCCTTATGTAGAGATAAATCCAGAGGATGCAAAGAAACTCGGTATAAGCGATGGCCAGAAGGTAAAGGTTTCTTCAAGAAGGGGGACAATAGAGACAATTGCAAGGATTTCAGAAAGGCCATTAAAGGGCATGGTATTTATACCCTTTCATTTCAAGGAGGCTGCTGCTAATGTGCTTACAAATACTGCCCTTGACCCTATCTGCAAGATACCTGAATTAAAAGTATGCGCAGTAAAAGTGGAATTATGA
- a CDS encoding cyclic nucleotide-binding domain-containing protein, whose protein sequence is MIKADVLRQQVLLEDIDEAGLNRISRIIKKISFKKGELLFKEKEDTKGIYLINSGKVEISKVTSDGWKQTLAILTPGHFFGELSILEKRRHEANAIAIENTEIFMIAKEDFEKMEKEDIALTSKIIKKIALVMSKNLRRMNDKFLKALISY, encoded by the coding sequence ATGATTAAGGCAGACGTATTGAGACAACAGGTCCTGCTCGAAGACATTGATGAGGCAGGGCTAAACAGAATATCCAGAATCATTAAAAAAATATCCTTCAAAAAAGGAGAGCTTCTCTTTAAAGAGAAAGAAGATACAAAGGGCATCTATCTTATCAATTCCGGGAAGGTTGAAATCTCCAAGGTCACTTCTGATGGCTGGAAACAGACCCTCGCTATTTTAACTCCCGGCCACTTCTTTGGAGAGTTGTCAATTCTTGAGAAGAGACGGCATGAGGCAAATGCAATTGCTATTGAGAATACTGAAATATTCATGATTGCGAAAGAAGATTTTGAAAAGATGGAAAAAGAAGATATAGCCCTGACCTCAAAGATTATAAAAAAAATTGCCCTGGTGATGAGCAAAAATCTCAGGCGCATGAACGATAAATTCCTTAAGGCGCTGATAAGCTACTAA
- a CDS encoding formate--tetrahydrofolate ligase: MALNPTKHADWEIAQEAETRMKTVYQLSEEMGLKKEELLPHGHYVAKLDFNSILRRLSSKPDGKYIDVTAITPTPLGEGKSTTTMGLTQGLGKRGKNVIAAIRQPSGGPTMNIKGSAAGGGLSQCIPLTPFSLGLTGDINALMNANNLAMVALTSRMQHEFNYTDEQLAKRKLKRLNIDPRNVEMKWIMDFCAQALRDIIIGIGGKDDGFMMRSGFAIAVSSEVMAILSVATDLKDMRERMGRIVVAYDKNGNPITTEDLEVAGAMTAWMVEAINPNLMQTIEGQPVLVHAGPFANIAIGQSSIIADRVGLKLGDYHVTESGFGADIGFEKFWNLKCRFSGLKPHAAVIVATIRALKCHGGAPIPVPGRPMPEEYKSENVGWVEKGCDNLIHHIKTVKKAGINPVVCINAFHTDTDNEIKTVKRLAEAAGARVAVSRHWQYGGDGALELADAVIDACNETNDFKFLYELSTPLRQRIELIAKEVYGADGVDYSAEAIAKAKRMEEDPEIAKLGTCMVKTQLSVTDNPNLKGVPKGWKLHVRDILTYKGAGFVVPVAGAIKLMPGTASDPAYRRVDVDVNTGKVKGLF, encoded by the coding sequence ATGGCATTGAATCCAACCAAACATGCAGATTGGGAAATTGCACAAGAAGCAGAGACACGGATGAAAACAGTCTACCAGCTTTCAGAAGAGATGGGCCTGAAAAAGGAGGAACTCCTTCCACATGGCCACTATGTTGCAAAGTTAGACTTCAACAGTATCCTCAGGCGTCTCAGCAGTAAACCTGATGGCAAGTATATTGATGTTACTGCCATCACACCAACACCCCTCGGAGAGGGCAAATCAACCACCACCATGGGATTAACGCAAGGGCTTGGAAAAAGAGGCAAGAACGTTATAGCGGCAATACGTCAGCCTTCCGGGGGCCCTACTATGAATATAAAGGGCTCTGCTGCAGGAGGCGGACTTTCGCAATGTATTCCCCTTACGCCATTCTCGCTGGGGCTTACTGGCGATATAAACGCCCTCATGAATGCCAATAACCTTGCGATGGTCGCCCTCACCTCAAGGATGCAACATGAATTTAATTATACTGACGAGCAGCTCGCTAAGCGCAAATTAAAAAGGCTCAACATTGATCCCCGAAATGTAGAGATGAAATGGATAATGGATTTTTGTGCCCAGGCCCTCAGGGATATTATTATTGGTATTGGCGGTAAAGACGACGGATTTATGATGCGGTCTGGTTTTGCCATTGCTGTCTCATCAGAGGTGATGGCTATCCTCTCTGTTGCTACTGACCTTAAAGATATGCGGGAGAGGATGGGGAGGATCGTCGTTGCCTATGATAAAAATGGAAATCCCATTACAACAGAAGACCTTGAGGTCGCAGGTGCAATGACTGCATGGATGGTTGAGGCAATAAATCCAAATCTCATGCAGACTATAGAAGGACAGCCTGTCCTTGTTCACGCAGGGCCATTTGCCAATATTGCTATCGGCCAGTCCTCTATCATAGCAGACAGGGTTGGCCTCAAGCTCGGTGATTATCATGTAACTGAATCAGGATTTGGAGCTGACATTGGATTTGAGAAATTCTGGAACCTTAAATGCAGATTCTCAGGACTTAAGCCACATGCTGCAGTTATTGTTGCAACTATAAGGGCACTTAAATGCCACGGAGGAGCACCCATTCCTGTGCCTGGAAGGCCCATGCCTGAGGAATATAAGAGTGAAAACGTCGGATGGGTAGAAAAGGGTTGCGATAATCTTATCCATCACATTAAGACGGTAAAGAAGGCTGGTATTAATCCTGTTGTCTGTATTAATGCCTTCCACACTGATACAGATAACGAAATAAAGACTGTAAAACGACTTGCAGAAGCAGCAGGTGCGAGGGTTGCGGTATCGAGACACTGGCAGTATGGAGGCGACGGTGCCCTTGAACTTGCTGATGCTGTAATAGACGCATGCAATGAGACAAATGACTTTAAGTTCCTCTATGAACTCTCAACACCGCTTCGCCAGAGGATAGAGCTTATCGCAAAAGAAGTTTACGGCGCTGATGGCGTGGATTACTCAGCAGAGGCGATTGCAAAGGCAAAGAGGATGGAGGAAGACCCCGAGATAGCAAAACTCGGAACCTGTATGGTCAAGACTCAGCTTAGTGTCACTGATAATCCGAATCTGAAAGGTGTTCCCAAAGGATGGAAACTACATGTGCGCGACATCCTTACCTACAAAGGCGCGGGCTTTGTCGTCCCTGTTGCAGGCGCAATTAAATTAATGCCCGGAACCGCCTCTGACCCGGCATACAGAAGGGTCGATGTTGATGTGAATACAGGCAAAGTAAAAGGATTGTTTTAA
- the nuoF gene encoding NADH-quinone oxidoreductase subunit NuoF: protein MQKDNLKEVIVRVCIGTGGLAAGGKEVIDAFKKVIADRCVDIDLDFTCHYQKVGCRGFCARDVLVDVVDGDKSLTYQCIKPEMATRIVDEHLIGSNPVKEWLIDDTYYAFHAKQKKVLLADCGTIDPEDIQAYINVGGYSGIKKVLLEASPEDVISEIKASGLRGRGGAGFPTGLKWEICRKAPGDIKYIICNADEGDPGAFMDRSIIEGNPHSVIEGMMIAGYAVGSNQGYVYIRAEYPFAVERLRLAISQAHERGYLGKNMFGSNFDFDIKIKLGAGAFVCGEETALIASIEGQRGMPRAKPPFPVHYGLWGKPTVINNVETLSNIPYIIRNGAEWYASIGTEKSKGTKVFALTGKIKNTGLIEVPMGIPLREIIYDIGGGIEGGKAFKAVQTGGPSGGCIPAELLDTPVDFESLAEVGSIVGSGGMVVLDETDCMVNIAKFFLEFTQAESCGKCVPCRVGTKRLLEILDRITKGMGHVDDIELLEKLSHDVKVTSLCGLGQTAPNPVLSTIKYFRDEYEAHIRDKKCPAKVCKDLLTFYIIEELCTGCGACLRACPAKAITGGKKKPHFITQELCIKCGACFDVCKFKSVLKQ from the coding sequence GTGCAGAAGGATAATCTAAAAGAGGTTATTGTGAGGGTCTGCATAGGCACTGGCGGGCTTGCTGCTGGTGGCAAAGAGGTGATAGATGCCTTTAAAAAAGTGATCGCTGATAGATGCGTTGATATAGATTTGGATTTCACATGTCATTACCAGAAGGTGGGATGCCGTGGATTCTGCGCAAGGGACGTTCTTGTTGATGTAGTGGATGGTGATAAGAGTCTAACATATCAGTGTATAAAACCTGAAATGGCAACGAGGATAGTGGATGAACACCTGATAGGAAGTAATCCTGTTAAGGAGTGGCTCATAGATGATACCTATTATGCATTTCATGCAAAGCAGAAGAAGGTCCTCCTTGCAGATTGTGGAACAATAGACCCGGAGGATATACAGGCATATATAAATGTTGGAGGATACAGTGGCATAAAGAAGGTTCTTTTGGAGGCAAGTCCTGAGGATGTGATTTCAGAGATAAAGGCATCCGGCCTCCGTGGAAGGGGTGGCGCTGGATTTCCTACAGGTCTCAAATGGGAGATATGCCGGAAAGCACCAGGTGATATTAAGTACATAATCTGTAATGCTGATGAAGGTGACCCTGGGGCATTTATGGATAGGTCAATCATTGAAGGCAATCCTCACTCGGTTATTGAAGGGATGATGATAGCCGGCTATGCCGTTGGTTCCAATCAGGGCTATGTCTATATTAGAGCAGAATATCCCTTTGCAGTGGAAAGATTGAGATTGGCAATATCGCAGGCGCACGAAAGAGGTTATCTCGGGAAAAACATGTTCGGCTCTAATTTCGATTTCGATATAAAAATAAAGTTAGGTGCAGGCGCCTTTGTCTGCGGCGAAGAAACAGCATTGATTGCATCCATCGAGGGACAGAGGGGAATGCCGAGGGCAAAGCCGCCCTTCCCTGTTCATTATGGTCTATGGGGGAAACCCACAGTCATCAATAATGTAGAGACACTTTCAAACATACCTTACATAATAAGAAATGGTGCAGAGTGGTATGCATCCATAGGCACAGAGAAAAGTAAAGGCACAAAGGTTTTTGCATTAACAGGAAAGATTAAGAATACAGGATTGATAGAGGTTCCCATGGGCATTCCCCTCAGGGAGATAATATACGATATCGGTGGAGGAATAGAAGGTGGAAAGGCATTCAAGGCGGTCCAGACAGGTGGTCCCTCCGGAGGCTGCATACCTGCTGAATTACTCGATACCCCTGTGGATTTCGAATCCCTCGCAGAAGTTGGCTCTATTGTTGGCTCAGGCGGGATGGTGGTTTTAGATGAAACTGATTGCATGGTCAATATCGCAAAATTCTTTTTAGAATTCACACAGGCAGAGTCCTGTGGAAAATGCGTTCCCTGCAGGGTAGGGACGAAAAGGCTCCTGGAAATTCTGGACAGGATTACGAAGGGCATGGGTCATGTTGATGATATCGAACTTCTTGAAAAATTGAGTCATGATGTAAAGGTAACATCCCTCTGCGGCCTTGGCCAGACAGCGCCTAATCCAGTCCTGAGCACTATAAAATATTTCAGAGATGAATACGAGGCCCATATCAGGGATAAAAAATGCCCTGCAAAGGTGTGCAAAGACCTTTTAACCTTCTATATAATAGAAGAACTTTGTACAGGTTGCGGCGCATGCCTGAGGGCCTGTCCTGCAAAGGCAATAACAGGGGGAAAGAAGAAACCACACTTTATAACTCAGGAGTTATGTATAAAATGCGGGGCATGTTTTGATGTATGCAAGTTTAAGTCGGTATTAAAGCAGTAA